In a genomic window of Halalkalicoccus sp. CG83:
- a CDS encoding MFS transporter codes for MEGNDRSIAGFTMLAHGIFHTYELSIPLFIVIWLDVFDVSAAVLGIVVSIGYGLIGVGALPSGILADNYGSRRLIVAAVIGMGGGFFLLALAPNVYTLGVAIVVWGAAASIYHPAGLSLISRGAEERGTVFAYHGVGGNVGTAFGPLLAALLLVFLDWRFVIVALAIPAIVVVILGSSIEFDETAATATDGGERTDGDERTASDEENGGFDLRSIVADSRLLFTTGFTLTFVIVMLYGTYYRGLLTFMPDMIANLPQFGTYTVLGRSAEPAQYVYTGLLMVGILGQYAGGRITDHVKTEYALLSTLVALAVLAVIFLPAASVGVLPFLAVCAVLGFCLYATAPIYQVVIAEYAAEDVHGLSYGYTYLGMFGVGAGGAALAGTLLTYFSAPVLLATLGAIALVAAGLVVVVLRAL; via the coding sequence ATGGAGGGTAACGACCGGTCGATCGCGGGGTTCACGATGCTCGCACACGGCATCTTTCACACCTACGAGCTGTCGATTCCGCTGTTCATCGTGATCTGGCTCGACGTCTTCGACGTCTCCGCGGCCGTGCTCGGGATCGTCGTCAGCATCGGCTACGGGCTGATCGGGGTCGGTGCGCTTCCCAGCGGCATACTGGCCGACAACTACGGCTCGCGGCGGCTGATCGTCGCCGCGGTCATCGGGATGGGCGGGGGGTTCTTCCTGCTCGCGCTCGCCCCAAACGTCTACACGCTCGGCGTGGCAATCGTCGTCTGGGGCGCGGCGGCGAGCATCTACCATCCCGCCGGACTCTCGCTGATCAGCCGTGGCGCGGAGGAGCGAGGGACGGTCTTCGCGTACCACGGCGTCGGCGGTAACGTCGGCACCGCGTTCGGCCCGCTGTTGGCGGCTCTGCTCCTGGTCTTTCTGGATTGGCGGTTCGTCATCGTTGCGCTCGCGATACCCGCGATCGTCGTCGTGATACTCGGCTCGTCGATCGAGTTCGACGAGACGGCCGCCACCGCGACGGACGGCGGCGAGCGGACCGACGGCGACGAACGGACCGCTTCCGACGAGGAGAACGGCGGATTCGACCTCCGGTCGATCGTCGCCGATTCCCGCCTGCTCTTCACGACGGGTTTCACCCTCACGTTCGTGATCGTCATGCTCTACGGCACCTACTACCGGGGACTGTTGACGTTCATGCCCGACATGATCGCGAACCTCCCACAGTTCGGCACCTATACGGTTCTGGGCCGGTCGGCCGAACCCGCACAGTACGTCTACACCGGCCTGCTGATGGTCGGCATTCTCGGTCAGTACGCCGGCGGTCGGATCACCGACCACGTCAAAACCGAGTACGCGTTGCTGTCGACGCTCGTCGCCCTCGCGGTGCTCGCGGTCATCTTCCTCCCCGCCGCCAGCGTGGGCGTCCTTCCCTTCCTCGCGGTCTGTGCGGTCCTGGGGTTCTGTCTCTATGCGACCGCCCCGATCTACCAGGTCGTGATCGCCGAGTACGCCGCCGAGGACGTCCACGGCCTCTCGTACGGGTATACGTACCTCGGCATGTTCGGCGTCGGCGCGGGCGGGGCGGCGCTGGCCGGCACGCTGCTGACGTACTTCAGCGCGCCCGTGTTGCTCGCGACCCTCGGTGCCATCGCGTTGGTCGCGGCTGGCCTCGTGGTGGTCGTCCTCAGGGCGCTATAG
- the ddh gene encoding D-2-hydroxyacid dehydrogenase, which produces MSERPDLERLYVHESVENVIPKRAFVEAFDDLAVPAELVGDGERYDENDAVVTYVPRSEFLDAGWIHCARAGYDEFDTDAYAEASVPLTNSSGIHGATVGELAVGYMLSFARLLHHYRDHQNENEWYAPDYERPFTVENESLCVVGLGTLGEGIARRGDALGMDVVGVRRSDEPVPGVSALYDPDELHDAIGDARFVAIALPHNPSTDGLFSREEFEAMHEDAYLINVARGPIVDEYALVDAIDSGAIAGAALDVFETEPLPEESPLWEFEEVIISPHKGSATNRYHLDIADLVKENVERYRSGEELRNRVA; this is translated from the coding sequence ATGTCAGAACGTCCCGACCTCGAACGGCTGTACGTCCACGAGTCGGTCGAGAACGTCATCCCGAAGCGCGCGTTCGTCGAGGCCTTCGACGACCTCGCCGTCCCCGCGGAGCTCGTCGGCGACGGCGAACGCTACGACGAGAACGACGCCGTCGTCACCTACGTACCTCGATCCGAGTTCCTCGACGCCGGCTGGATCCACTGCGCGCGGGCCGGCTACGACGAGTTCGACACCGACGCCTACGCCGAAGCGAGCGTCCCGCTGACCAACAGCTCGGGGATCCACGGCGCCACCGTCGGCGAGCTCGCCGTCGGCTACATGCTCTCGTTCGCCCGGCTGCTGCATCACTACCGGGACCACCAGAACGAGAACGAGTGGTACGCGCCCGACTACGAGCGCCCGTTTACCGTCGAGAACGAGTCGCTCTGCGTCGTCGGCCTCGGGACCCTCGGCGAGGGGATCGCCCGACGGGGCGACGCCCTCGGGATGGACGTCGTCGGGGTTCGCCGCTCGGACGAGCCTGTCCCCGGCGTCTCCGCGCTCTACGATCCCGACGAGCTCCACGACGCCATCGGCGACGCGCGGTTCGTCGCGATCGCTCTCCCGCACAACCCCTCGACGGACGGGCTGTTCTCCCGCGAGGAGTTCGAGGCGATGCACGAGGACGCCTACCTGATCAACGTCGCGCGCGGCCCGATCGTCGACGAGTACGCGCTCGTCGACGCCATCGACTCCGGCGCCATCGCGGGCGCGGCGCTCGACGTCTTCGAGACCGAGCCCCTCCCCGAGGAGTCGCCGCTGTGGGAGTTCGAGGAGGTGATCATCTCGCCACACAAGGGCTCGGCGACGAACCGCTACCACCTCGACATCGCCGACTTAGTGAAGGAGAACGTCGAGCGGTATCGATCGGGCGAGGAGCTCAGAAACCGCGTCGCCTGA